Genomic segment of Tiliqua scincoides isolate rTilSci1 chromosome 1, rTilSci1.hap2, whole genome shotgun sequence:
CTTCCACATCTTCTTGAACTTGGAGCGCCGGTTCTGGAACCAGATCTTCACCTGGCCAAAGGAAGGAAGACAGCAGGCGGCCGTGAGGAGCTGCGGGCCTGCAGAGCAGccgccccgcccccttcccaAGCCCCACGCGAgcccctgcccgcccgcccagcCCTGCCCCCTTACTCCCCCCTTCCCGCCATTGATACCGCAGGGCAGGCAAGCTCCCCAAGGCCTCCTTTCTGCCTGGATTCGGCCTCCACCAGGCCGGAAGGGCTGCCCCAGCAAGTGGGGGGCGGGTAGGGGGCGAGAGGACCGCAGAAGACATCAGGttgcccttccccccttcctcaccccctccccccagctccccTGACAGGCTCCAGCTTGCCAGGGCGCGGGTCTGGCGGTGTTGAAGGCTGGAGAGAGTCGCACTGGGGGGGCTTCACGGCGGCTGGGGGTGAGGGGCTGCTACCACGGGGCGCTCTGCAGCCTGGAGCCAAGACGGCAAAGTACGACAGGCTGGTCTGTGCAAGGCTGGCGCTCTCCTGGTAACAACAGGGCGGCAGAAGCCCTTGGGTGGCGGTGGCACAAGGGATTGACAGCctaagcctatccacactttcctgggagtaagccccattgactctaatgcgacttacttctgaggagacatgcagtAATTGGGGCtgtgagggcccgatcctatccaactttccagcaccggtgctgccttaatgcagccttgaggtaagggaacaaatgttcccataccttgaggaggcttctgtgactgcctccccaccacaggatgcagacgccccattggcccagcagcaccggcactggaaaattggataggattgggccctcaggctgcaatcctatccacactttcctgggagtaagccggaGTGCATATAATAGGACTTACATTTGAGTGGAcaggcataggatcgggctgttacaAAAATAAGTCACATTAGaatcaatgagtcttactcccaggagagtgtggataggattgcagccttatttgcgTGTGAGTGTGTGAAGGAGTTGTGATACAACGATCCTAGGCTTATTTCAAATTGAGTTGCACTAATAAATGtgtcccccccccatgtttttagGGTAGGTTGCACACTCAAGACTGGATCCTTTTGTTTCGGGTCAACCGCCTGAGTTCGCTGTTCGTCAAAGAGCCGAAGAAGCAACAGGAGGAATCTGGCATTTCCTGCTCGCTCGGATTGTGAACGGGAAAGCGTGGTCGCCTGTTACACAACTTTGTCAGAAGGACCCGCGCGCTGGCTGCAGGGAACAGAGCTTGTTGCCTGCCAGGTACGTAAACTGGATCGATCGCGATATGTGGACTAAAGTGTGTTTATCTTAGGTGGTCTGATATACGGGCAACTCGATAATACAGTCCACGATCTGGCAAAGAAATACAATCCGAAAAACACTGACCTCGAAGTAAGTCTCAgtggaattcagtggggcttatttctacatagatatgtataggattgagctattaatCCCGTTAGACCCAGGTTTGAGCATGCCCAACCCGGTGCTCCTAGGGCACGATCCAGCCCTATGTGATCCTTTTCTTTTAGGAGACCTCCCATTACTCAGAGTAAGAAGTGAAATACTGTCTTTTCCCACCGAAATCGCAGGggcctgaggacccaatcctatccaacgttctagTGCCAAcgcagccgcaatgcagcgctgaaataagggaacaaaagttcccttaccttgaggaggcctccctgacagTCCCCCTTCCCACAGGCTGCAGTGcgcctctgttggcacagctgcatcagctctggaaagttggataggatcgggcccttaaaaACGCTTGTTTGGATCCTGGCTCTGCAACAGAATCACACATTGTCTCCTGTCTTTCTGTTCGTTAGATCTGCGCCACGTGTATCGGGAGTGCGTGTTTGTGGAGCAGAGCCGTCCTGCAACAGTAGCAGGTACAGGTACTGTAGGTGACTGAGGCCACCCGGGTAAACCAAGTGCTGCTTTTCGGAAGGAAGGAGCCACAACACCCGTCAGATAATGGGAAAGGGGGACACCTCTTCTGGGTTTTCAATGGCAAAGAGTGTGGCAGGCAAGCTCCCTCCCGCAAATGAAACAGCAGCGGGAGATTTGTGCCAAGAGGATCCCGAGGGAGAGTCAGGCTGGAGCCGCTGCTGGGGCACCCGGTCAGGACTTCCTGCCTTACCTGAGTTTGGGTGAGGCCTAGCGAGGCAGCCAGTTCGGCTCTCTCGGGCAGCGCCAGGTACTGGGTCTTCTGAAAGCGTCGCTGCAGGGCTGCCAACTGGAAGCTGGAGTAGATCGTCCGGGGCTTCCGCACTTTCTTTGGCTTCCCGTTGACTATTCGGATCTCGGGCTCGCCGTCTTCTTTCTCTGCTTCGAGGGAGGAAACACCAGCGTGAGTAATCGGGcaacacacacaggctgcctttggcgggggggcggggcggaggaTGACTTTTGCCTCCAAGCAACTTTGAGAGAAGGGGCCAGAGCCCAGGGCCTGGGTCCCCCCCAGCCCAAACATCTGCTCCTTCCCTTTTGCCAGGCTGCAGCAAACTAGGGAGGCAGAAGCGGGGCAAGGAAAGGGGAGCTACTCCCTAAGAAAGTttatcctcccccccaccccccaggcttTGAGTCTTACCAGGATCGTTGCTGACGGGGGACGTCCGGGTCCCGTAGGGTGCATAGGAAGTGTAAGAAGCGGAGTATCCCAGATCGTAGCTACCGGCTTTGGAAGAGTAGGGAACCGTGCTGAGGCCGCTGGCGTGGTACTGGTAGGAGCCCATCTGTGAGTAGGGCGACCCGCTGCTTCCGTTGCTACCTGTGCTGCCTCCTCCACCGCCtccgtgctgctgctgctgctggttggtGTAGTAGCTGCTGTCGGTGGCCGTGGACACGGGCAAAGTGGGAGattcctggggcttgtgcaagccGTGGTGCTGGTGGTAACTGCTGGAGGTAATCTGGTTGGAATGCATGTCTGAGGCGAGGCTGTCAAAGACTCCAGTCATTCTGGtcccctgtccccgccccctgCGTCCCTCCTCCCTCGCTCGCCTGCTCCACGCACACGCAGGAGGgcagcgagcagcagggagggcgAGCAGCCGGCGTGGGTCTTCTCTCGGAAGCAGGGCGGGTGGCACGACGTGCCTCCCCCTCTCGTTTGGTGGCAGGCTGGAGACTCCACGCAAGAAGAGGGGAGATCACTGGGGATCCCTTCGGGTCGCTGCCGCCTCTGCAGTCGCTGctagaggaagggggcaggagctCGCCGTCATCGCCCCTCCGCTCCCGCCGCGCTCAGAACTTTTGCTCTGTGTTGCTGCGCGCAGAACCTCCCCCGAGCAACGCTCAGCTGCCTCCTCAGCCGCCGCTTTACGATTGTCTGCGGCTCCGGGATGCTGCCAGGCGGGCATTTAACACCAGTCACGTGAGAGCGGGCGACGTCACCTAGCAACAGCCAATCAGCAGCCCCGCTCATGTTGCATTCTCTTTCTCTCGCATCCCTCccgcctctctctgccccccttacCAGCCTTTGCTTCCCCTGGCAGTGCAGGCGCCTCGCATATGACACGTGCTGGGAAGGAGGGGGCGTCAAAAACAAAGCCCAGGATACGACGTGCGGGTGCGATcacaaaaaagtgtgtgtgtgtgtgtaaaattgttCAGCCTGTAGGTTGCAGGTTAGTATCTAAACATAtgtgtcctgtgtgtgtgtgtgtgtgtgtgtgagaagttGTTCAGCCTGTAGGTTGCAGATTAGTATCTAAACATATgtgtccagtgtgtgtgtgtgaagttgtTCAGCCTGTAGGTTGCAGGTTAGTATCTAAACATATgtgtccagtgtgtgtgtgtgtaaaaatgttCAGCCTGTAGGTTGCAGATTAGCATCCAGCATAtgtgacctgtgtgtgtgtgtgtgtgtgtgtgagagagagagagagaaattgttcAGCCTGTAAATTACAGATTAGCATCCAACATGCGTCCTCTGTGTGtggctgagggcgcaatcctaaccaactttccagcactggtgcaaggcaaagcagccccgaggtaaggggacaaatggtcccataccttgaggaggcctctgtgactgcctccccaccacaggatacagtgcacgctccattggcatggctgcacgggcactggaaaatgggataggattcagccctgcGTGTGAGTGTGAGCAAGAGATATAAAAAGAGAGCAAGGTCCCATTACACACCTAGATTCTTGTTTGATTTTTCTTGACTTTTGTTAAGACTCGAAAAAACACTGCCTAATCTAGTCAGATCTGACCCTATTAAAACACATAATCATCCATTAAAAACACACCAAGAGTGATGCTGGCCCTATAAGAGGAAATCCACTCACCAATGCTTCGTTGTGTGTGCTTTCTCTGTAAACAGGATCTTTCTTCATGCATACATTTTATATTTGGAGATCATGGTGCTGTTTATAACCTTATCAAGTGGATGTGGGGGAAACAAAGGTGAGGTGCTTAGAGGGCAAGAGGACTGAGGTGAGTAGAAGGATGAGGAGGCTGCAAAGGCCAACTTTACTCCTGTAGGAAGTGTTGCCTTTTGTAAAGGCGTCTCTGAACCAAAGATAGTGATACTGAGCAACTTTAAATAGCTCTAGCCATGgtagttcccttcccccagcattcTCCCTGCTTTCATCAGTTTACACAACAGAACTTGCTTTGCGCATGTAGTTGAAAAGGTATAGCAATCATGCCTCTGAAGTTGGCTCTTTGCACTTAAATAAAGTAGGACCACTGAATGAAAGTCCTGATGTTAGTGTGTAAAATATGCAATGAATTACGTTTGGGAACATCTATTCGGTGTTACTGTTATCCCCTATATTTCAGATGCTGGCTCCTCATAAAAACTTCGAAAGCGTATATATAAATTCCAAATCTATACACCCCAAATGTTCTCTCCTGGAACTACAAAACCTCGCTTGGCCTTTTAAAACTTGGCAGGATGGTTGTGAGAATAAACTGAAGTGAGGACATATTTTAAACTTACGAAGGCATTTGGgtgaaaaaaaaagatatttaagTTCGTTGGCTAACATACATCCTGATAACATACACAAAAACACACGCATACTCGCTTTTAAAGTGTGGTGTTGAAGTAATCTGATGTGATCCTCAAGTTAggaaggctgtggggggggggcagcttgtgGATGCTGATGACCTTGCCTTTGAGCGCCACCTAGTGTACAAATTCCTCCCGAGCCTGTCTCCGAGGTCAGGTAGGAGACGGTGTAATCGTACCTCGGCGCCAGGCTCTTCAATCACCGAACGGAGCAAAATAGTAATTAAAAGCCACAGCGCTGTGCTAGCGCGCATCGCCCGAAATCCTCAGAAGAAAGAGACATACCTGTGTGGTGGAACAGACTTGTTGCAACAGCAGCCTCCTGGAAAGCCGGTTGATGTTTCTGGGAAACAAACATCCCATCTGCCCCCCCTTTGGCACGTGTGTTCATTCCACCTACCATTCAAAAACCTGAGCCTTCGACGTGAACGCAGCGCACTCTTGAGTCTCAGGCGAGGAACAAAGACAAGGCCGGGTggctggcctggcttccttccttctggGGCCATTTAGTCCTGAGCCTCGAAGGACTGCCAAGGGCCTGCCACGCCAACATGAACGGGGACTGCTGGgtctaaggcagtgcttcccaaacgttttggactgacagctcccttgacctactgggctatggGACTGGCTCCCCTCAGGCCACAGTCCTATCCAaacctttctgggagtaagtcctattgactagaatgggacttacttctgagtagacaggcataggcttgggctctctgtcctacacattttttttgggggggcaaagattccatggctcccctggctggggagccacagctcacagtttgggaaccactggtccaaAGAATCCTAATCAAGTTGAAGTCAACACCTCTGGCAAGGCAGGTTTCTTAGTTAGAGCTACTCCAGTTTGATGGCAGATGATTCCTCACACCCTTGAGGAAAGAGCACGATCGCTTTCGCCCTGAATAACAACGTGGGAGGGGGCAGTTTCAGCCAGGTCCAATGTGCTGATCTCTCAGCACAACCTTTATTTATCTTTGGTTTATATGAAGTGTTATAAAAGTCATCTCACGAATGCTCTTAAAACACCctgattttttattttgttttttacatcTTGAATGCAGTGTGTTCAAAAGTAGGACTTTAAACACTGCCGGGGAAATCGCTTCCACACTCCCTGTCAAAATCGCTTTAcattgtgtccccccccccccactaaaatcCCCCTGAGGGTATCACTTTTCAGCTTCACAGCCACTGTCTTCGAACTGTTCTGagccatttttaaaatcttgctccTCGGAGTTCTCAATCCTATAGAGACAGGAAGCATCACTTTGGATGCAGGATGGACACAAGTCAGTTTCATTTCCTTCTCATAACAATAGATGTAGCAAGAACACACAGAAATGTATTTGGACGGGTCAGAAAAATAAAGTCCATTTGCACTAATTTGGGAAAGGCTTATCCTGCAGACTGGAAGAGAATGGGAGAAAGCGAGAAGCTGTCTGTTCAACAATGATTTTTCCCTTGATCATCGTGAACTCAGTGGGAGCCCAGAAAAAAAAGCAAATATCAACAATCATGTTTTCTGTACAGAGAATTTGAAAGATCAGCGTGTAGGTTTTATTGGAAGAAGGGATCCTAGAAAccagtccttctctctctctctctctctctctctctctctctctctctctctctctctcacacacacacacacacacacacacacacacacacaaaagacgtTTCTGAAGCACCCATAGATAACATCCCCCTCATAAACAGCTCTTTGTTCTTTCTCATTTGACTCTGTTTCAGCTTCAGACAGTCCTGCAGCCCTTGTGGTGGCTACATTCCTACTCTGCTTTCCCCATAGTAGGTCTcaataatttcaatgggactcagAGACATGCCCTAGTAAGTGTGCGCAGGATCACAACTTTAGGgtacaaccctaaccaggtctactcagaagtaagtcctattttgttcaatgaggcttactttcaggaaagtgtggtaaggattgcagccttcgtttCGTTGGAATCCACCCACTGAAATGCTTGTATTTTATCCAAACTAGAATGGTGATCAGATTTGTGAAGCAACCCCAGATTCCCAGGCCAATGTCAGTCCTTCAAACTTCTCAATGGAGAAGTGGCcctcctctcactccctccccccattctgggACAAAATCAGCTTTCTGCAATTCTGGAGTGAAAAAGGCACAGTAACCGACAGTAATTGCTACCCTGTGATGTTTAGTCAGACATCTATCACTTTATAGCAGATCCTCAAGGGTTAATTAATTCCTTCGCCTGTGAAAATCCTGAGAAAAGAACCAATCCATATGGGAGTGGATACAATGACTCTCTACATAAAACATGCCTTAGGTTTACAGGAATGGGACAACAATACTGCCATATTCTTGTCAAGATTATAGGTTCTGAAGGAAATTATGCATATTACTTTTCTTAGGCAACCTTAATCATTATCAAAACATGTCTGTTATGTTATTATCCATGATTCCCACACCAGTCTTAAATGCATTGTTTGAATATTGATTCAAGAGACCTTTCACATAAATGTTCTTAGGATCAtaactatgttcagtgggacctaaGGCTTCGGCTTCAGTCCGAAGCATGTTTACTATGTGTTTACTaaggagtaagtgccactgaccTCAGtggagatttacttctgagtaaacatgcatacatgTGTCCAAATCACCTTGAAATGCTTAGCACTTTTTATCCTTCAAATAACCCTGTGACATCACACCTGTTAATCTCGTATCTATTGTAGAAATGAATAGCTGAGGAAGAGAGATAGTGGCTTGCTCTAGTCTTTCTAGCACATTCACAGTTGGCCCATGAAAGAGGAGTGGTAAAGTAGCCTCCTTGGGTGGCAGATTAACTGGGGGAGAAGGGTTAGTGGGGGTACCCTGCATTCAGCCTCCGAGTACCTCTGCTGGCCAGCTCCACCCCACCCATGACCTTTATCATCCACCATCCTGTCTACCACCTTTACCCTACTTGGCCCTATGCTCGCCACAGGTGCTTCTCCTGCTCCCA
This window contains:
- the DLX2 gene encoding homeobox protein DLX-2; its protein translation is MTGVFDSLASDMHSNQITSSSYHQHHGLHKPQESPTLPVSTATDSSYYTNQQQQQHGGGGGGSTGSNGSSGSPYSQMGSYQYHASGLSTVPYSSKAGSYDLGYSASYTSYAPYGTRTSPVSNDPEKEDGEPEIRIVNGKPKKVRKPRTIYSSFQLAALQRRFQKTQYLALPERAELAASLGLTQTQVKIWFQNRRSKFKKMWKSGELPADQHAAAAGSASPPCSSPPASAWDFAPHPQRLGNGAASGGGSAGSSPGAAPGGAASAAAFLGNYSWYHQASSAASPILQQGQAHQHHPHPHLHHHHHHHGAAVSAGTIF